Proteins encoded together in one Miscanthus floridulus cultivar M001 chromosome 16, ASM1932011v1, whole genome shotgun sequence window:
- the LOC136512611 gene encoding cytochrome P450 71A1-like, which yields MELSSLLLLLPFLLGFFFLTKVWPAGRNAPRLPPSPPGLPLIGNLHQVGALPHRSLRALATTHGAPDLMRLRLGQVPAVVASSPAAAAALMREHDGAFSTRPYFRTAEILTYGFQDLVFAPHGEHWRHVRRLCSAHVLSAVRSHSFNGMREREVAALVRTIRERASSSPAGVVDLSKALYGFANGVICRAVSGTGRLSRDEEGRRSELFRALIEENTALLGGFCVGDYFPSLAWADALSGAGARAWRNFKRWDELLEKVVQEHEARRRHGEGGDGEEEDFVDVLLALQAEEKQDDGFELTRDAIKSLLADMFAAGTETSFITLEWAMSELVRNPAAMERLKSEVRASAAGSGTVAAGCDDALGATTTTTTPPYLRAVVKEALRLHPPVPLLLPRECMRDTTVLGFHVARGTRVFVNAWAVGRDPASWSAPDEFRPERFLDSGESEAVDFRGAHFQFVPFGAGRRVCPGMQFGLATVELALANLVGLFDWALPGGAAPGDLDMSDAPGLATPRRVPLRLVAKPC from the coding sequence ATGGAGCTCTCTTCCCTGCTTCTCCTCCTCCCTTTCCTCCTTGGTTTCTTCTTCCTCACCAAGGTCTGGCCCGCCGGCCGGAACGCACCTCGCCTCCCTCCATCTCCCCCGGGATTGCCTCTGATCGGGAACCTGCACCAGGTGGGTGCTCTCCCCCACCGCTCCCTGCGCGCGCTCGCCACGACGCACGGCGCGCCCGACCTGATGCGGCTCCGCCTGGGCCAGGTACCCGCGGTGGTGGCCTCctccccggccgccgccgcggcgctcaTGCGCGAGCACGACGGCGCCTTCAGCACGCGGCCTTACTTCCGCACGGCCGAGATCCTGACGTACGGGTTCCAGGACCTTGTGTTCGCGCCCCACGGCGAGCACTGGCGGCACGTGCGCCGCCTCTGCTCCGCGCACGTGCTCAGCGCCGTGCGGTCGCACAGCTTCAACGGCATGCGGGAGCGGGAGGTCGCCGCGCTGGTGCGGACCATCCGGGAGCGCGCGTCCTCCTCGCCCGCGGGCGTGGTGGACCTGAGCAAGGCGCTGTACGGCTTCGCGAACGGCGTGATCTGCCGGGCGGTGTCCGGGACCGGGAGGCTGTCCCGGGACGAGGAGGGCAGGAGGAGCGAGCTGTTCCGGGCGCTGATCGAGGAGAACACGGCGCTGCTGGGCGGGTTCTGCGTCGGGGACTACTTCCCGTCGCTGGCGTGGGCGGACGCGCTGTCCGGCGCCGGCGCGAGGGCGTGGAGGAACTTCAAGCGGTGGGACGAGTTGCTGGAGAAGGTGGTCCAGGAGCACGAGGCGCGGCGCCGCCATGGTgagggcggcgacggcgaggaggaggatTTCGTGGACGTGCTGCTGGCGCTGCAGGCGGAGGAGAAGCAGGACGACGGGTTCGAGCTCACCAGGGACGCCATCAAGTCTTTGCTGGCGGACATGTTCGCGGCCGGGACCGAGACGTCCTTCATCACGCTGGAGTGGGCCATGTCGGAGCTGGTGAGGAACCCCGCGGCCATGGAGCGGCTCAAGAGCGAAGTCCGCGCATCGGCGGCCGGCAGCGGCACCGTGGCCGCCGGATGCGACGACGCGCTTggcgcgacgacgacgacgacgacgccgccGTATCTGCGGGCCGTGGTGAAGGAGGCCCTCCGTCTCCACCCGCCCGTGCCGCTGCTCCTGCCCCGCGAGTGCATGCGCGACACGACCGTGCTGGGCTTCCACGTGGCGCGGGGCACCCGCGTGTTCGTCAACGCCTGGGCCGTGGGCCGCGACCCGGCGTCGTGGAGCGCGCCCGACGAGTTCCGCCCCGAGAGGTTCTTGGATAGCGGCGAGAGCGAGGCGGTGGACTTCCGGGGCGCGCACTTCCAGTTCGTCCCGTTCGGGGCCGGGCGCCGGGTCTGCCCCGGGATGCAGTTCGGGCTGGCCACCGTGGAGCTCGCCCTGGCTAACCTGGTGGGACTGTTCGACTGGGCGCTGCCGGGCGGCGCGGCGCCGGGGGACCTCGACATGTCGGACGCGCCCGGGCTGGCCACGCCCAGGCGGGTGCCCCTCCGGCTCGTGGCCAAGCCGTGTTAG
- the LOC136512613 gene encoding probable magnesium transporter NIPA4, with translation MGGAQLVGRWVESYTGMSTDNIKGLLLALSSSLFIGASFIVKKKGLKKAGASGIRAGVGGYSYLLEPLWWAGMITMIVGEIANFAAYAFAPAILVTPLGALSIIISAVLAHIMLREKLHIFGILGCILCVVGSTTIVLHAPPERQIESVAEVWDLATEPAFLFYAAVVLAASFVLIFHFVPQYGQTHIMVYIGICSLVGSLSVMSVKALGIALKLTFSGMNQLVYPQTWVFSFVVISCIVTQMNYLNMALDTFNTAVVSPIYYTMFTSLTILASVIMFKDWDRQNPTQIVTEMCGFVTILSGTFLLHKTKDMVDGLPSNLPIRLPKHADEDGYAAEGIPLRSAADGIPLRSPRATDSFRSS, from the exons ATGGGGGGAGCGCAGCTGGTGGGGAGATGGGTGGAGTCGTACACGGGGATGTCGACGGACAACATCAAGGGCCTGCTGCTCGCGCTCTCCTCCAGCCTCTTCATCGGTGCCAGCTTCATCGTCAAGAAGAAGGGGCTCAAGAAGGCCGGCGCGTCCGGCATCCGAGCAG GTGTTGGTGGCTACTCATACTTGCTTGAGCCACTGTGGTGGGCAGGAATGATAACAA TGATTGTTGGCGAAATCGCTAACTTTGCAGCTTATGCATTTGCTCCTGCTATCTTGGTCACTCCACTTGGTGCACTTAGCATAATTATCAG TGCTGTTCTTGCCCATATTATGTTGCGGGAGAAACTTCATATATTTGGTATACTTGGCTGTATTCTTTGTGTGGTGGGTTCAACAACAATTGTGCTTCATGCCCCTCCAGAGCGTCAAATTGAGTCCGTGGCAGAAGTGTGGGATCTTGCTACCGAACCAG CATTCCTATTCTATGCAGCTGTTGTGCTTGCAGCATCTTTTGTGCTCATATTCCATTTTGTCCCTCAGTATGGTCAGACACATATCATGGTATATATTGGCATATGTTCTCTTGTCGGATCTTTATCG GTCATGAGTGTCAAAGCTCTTGGGATTGCCTTGAAGCTTACATTTTCAGGGATGAACCAGCTAGTCTATCCACAAACATGGGTGTTCTCATTTGTTGTAATCTCATGCATTGTAACGCAGATGAACTATCTGAACATG GCCCTTGACACATTCAACACTGCAGTTGTTTCGCCCATATATTACACCATGTTTACATCCTTGACCATCTTGGCTAGTGTAATAATGTTCAAG GACTGGGATCGTCAAAATCCAACGCAAATTGTAACGGAGATGTGTGGCTTTGTTACAATCCTTTCTGGGACTTTTCTTCTTCACAAGACAAAGGATATGGTGGATG GTCTCCCATCAAATCTACCGATTCGGCTTCCTAAACATGCGGATGAGGATGGCTATGCAGCTGAAGGAATTCCTCTCAGATCTGCTGCTGATGGTATTCCGCTCAGGTCGCCAAGGGCTACAGATTCATTTCGTTCATCATGA
- the LOC136512891 gene encoding amino acid permease 3-like: MEVTSVELGHTAASKCYDDDGRLKRTGTMWTASAHIITAVIGSGVLSLAWAIAQLGWVAGPAVMLLFSFVTYYTSALLADCYRSGDACTGKRNYTYMDAVNANLSGIKVQLCGILQYANIVGVAIGYTIAASISMLAIKRANCFHVEGHGDPCNISSTPYMIIFGVAEIFFSQIPDFDQISWLSILAAVMSFTYSTIGLGLGIVQVVANKGIQGSLTGISVGAVTPLDKVWRSLQAFGDIAFAYSYSLILIEIQDTIQAPPPSESKVMRRATIVSVAVTTLFYMLCGCMGYAAFGDNAPGNLLTGFGFYEPFWLLDVANAAIVVHLVGAYQVYCQPLFAFVEKWAQQRWPKSRYVTGEVDVPLSLAGAAGRCYKLNLFRLSWRTAFVVATTVVSMLLPFFNDVVGLLGALGFWPLTVYFPVEMYIVQKKVPRWSTRWVCLQLLSLACLIITVASATGSVAGIISDLKVYKPFVTTY; this comes from the exons ATGGAGGTGACCTCGGTGGAGCTCGGTCACACGGCGGCCTCTAAGTGCTATGACGACGACGGTCGCCTCAAGCGCACCG GGACGATGTGGACGGCGAGCGCGCACATTATCACGGCCGTGATAGGGTCCGGGGTGCTGTCGCTGGCGTGGGCCATCGCGCAGCTCGGCTGGGTGGCCGGCCCCGCTGTCATGCTGCTCTTCTCCTTCGTCACCTACTACACGTCGGCGCTGCTCGCCGACTGCTACCGCTCCGGCGACGCGTGCACCGGCAAGCGCAACTACACCTACATGGACGCGGTTAACGCCAATCTCA GTGGCATCAAGGTGCAGCTCTGCGGGATCCTGCAGTACGCGAACATCGTCGGAGTCGCCATCGGCTACACCATTGCCGCCTCCATTAGCATGCT GGCGATCAAGAGGGCGAACTGCTTCCACGTGGAGGGGCACGGGGACCCGTGCAATATCTCCAGCACGCCGTACATGATCATCTTCGGCGTGGCCGAGATCTTCTTCTCGCAGATCCCAGACTTCGACCAGATCTCGTGGCTCTCCATCCTCGCCGCCGTCATGTCCTTCACCTACTCCACCATCGGCCTGGGCCTGGGCATCGTCCAGGTGGTGGCCAACAAGGGCATCCAGGGCAGCCTCACGGGCATCAGCGTCGGCGCGGTCACCCCGCTCGACAAGGTGTGGCGCAGCCTGCAGGCGTTCGGCGACATCGCCTTCGCCTACTCCTACTCGCTCATCCTCATCGAGATCCAGGACACCAtccaggcgccgccgccgtccgagTCCAAGGTCATGCGCCGCGCCACCATCGTCAGCGTCGCCGTCACCACGCTCTTCTACATGCTGTGCGGGTGCATGGGCTACGCCGCGTTCGGCGACAACGCGCCCGGGAACCTCCTCACGGGCTTCGGCTTCTACGAGCCCTTCTGGCTCCTCGACGTCGCCAACGCCGCCATCGTCGTCCACCTCGTCGGCGCCTATCAGGTCTACTGCCAGCCGCTGTTCGCCTTCGTCGAGAAGTGGGCGCAGCAGCGGTGGCCCAAGTCCCGCTACGTCACCGGCGAGGTCGACGTCCCGCTCTCCCTCGCCGGGGCCGCCGGCCGGTGCTACAAGCTCAACCTGTTCCGGCTGTCGTGGCGAACGGCGTTCGTGGTGGCCACGACCGTGGTGTCCATGCTGCTGCCCTTCTTCAACGACGTGGTCGGGCTCCTGGGCGCGCTCGGCTTCTGGCCGCTCACCGTCTACTTCCCCGTGGAGATGTACATCGTGCAGAAGAAGGTGCCCAGGTGGAGCACGCGGTGGGTGTGCCTGCAGCTGCTCAGCCTCGCCTGCCTCATCATCACCGTTGCCTCCGCCACGGGCTCCGTCGCCGGAATCATCTCTGACCTCAAAGTGTACAAACCGTTCGTCACCACCTACTGA